The following proteins are encoded in a genomic region of Drosophila miranda strain MSH22 chromosome 4, D.miranda_PacBio2.1, whole genome shotgun sequence:
- the LOC108163430 gene encoding RNA-binding motif protein, X-linked 2 produces the protein MNPLTNMKNVLKLSEQDLQQGVGKKSWHDMYRDSAWIFVAGFPYNLSEGDIICVFSQYGEVVNINLVRDTKTGKSKGFCFLCYEDQRSTVLAVDNLNGIKIMERTLRVDHVLDYKPPKENEKMDEETLRLYMEGCAPRPQMGDVKTEKKEYRNKFKGK, from the coding sequence ATGAATCCCCTAACAAATATGAAAAATGTGCTAAAACTCAGCGAGCAGGACCTGCAACAAGGGGTGGGGAAGAAGAGCTGGCACGACATGTACCGCGACTCGGCCTGGATCTTTGTGGCCGGCTTCCCGTACAACCTCTCCGAGGGCGACATCATCTGCGTCTTCTCGCAGTACGGAGAAGTGGTAAACATCAATCTGGTGCGCGACACGAAAACGGGAAAGTCCAAGGGCTTTTGTTTCCTGTGCTACGAGGATCAGCGCTCCACTGTGTTGGCCGTGGACAATCTGAATGGTATAAAAATCATGGAGCGGACATTGCGCGTGGACCATGTGCTGGACTACAAGCCGCCCAAGGAGAACGAAAAGATGGACGAGGAGACACTGCGTCTCTATATGGAGGGTTGTGCCCCCAGGCCACAGATGGGCGATGTTAAGACTGAGAAAAAGGAATACCGAAACAAATTTAAAGGcaaataa
- the LOC108160165 gene encoding probable RNA polymerase II nuclear localization protein SLC7A6OS isoform X1, translating into MPAVVRIKRRIDEEPHTAFVLNGKRRRLHNDENSLATAQVLPGADPTAAAADKDELTTVLKFAGTLAKQDDSATKQFAAARLNKATAKELVQQKSNDAAIASALRRDRQRLEAQQTTREQRFRVVNCLRTTLDDTNESEGAVGGSSTDEASQITILDIESQQQQQQRTETAAAGGQLAEDEQLQPGVGLLQQDQQQPADSDIGYVYDLYVPENEMQAAYVDMMDDNYLSVIPMGDIVLEDCYNDADEEYDSEDSNQENYYANDYPDDEEAAMGSDDDLAREMNKFVFDDDEDEDGNVTSSDSEGYNTYHDPYIHSINTSNDSFADDVDFCNTDRERGSAYERYRRRIMREVEEGLNPRTQLSPEDLDSDADDDEDSFAIADDK; encoded by the exons ATGCCTGCCGTTGTGCGTATTAAGCGGCGGATTGATGAAGAACCACACACGGCCTTTGTGCTGAACGGGAAACGGCGACGACTGCACAACGATGAGAATTCCTTAGCCACAGCACAAGTACTGCCGGGGGCGGATCCGACTGCAGCCGCCGCAGACAAAGACGAGCTAACAACCGTGCTGAAATTTGCCGGCACCCTGGCAAAGCAG GATGACAGCGCCACAAAACAATTTGCAGCGGCGCGACTCAACAAAGCCACGGCCAAGGAGTTGGTACAACAGAAATCCAATGATGCGGCCATTGCCAGTGCTCTGCGCAGGGACAGGCAACGCCTGGAGGCACAACAAACCACACGCGAGCAGCGTTTCCGTGTCGTAAACTGTTTAAGGACCACACTCGATGACACCAATGAGAGCGAGGGTGCGGTAGGCGGCAGCAGTACAGATGAAGCTTCACAGATCACAATTCTGGATATAGAatcacagcagcagcagcagcaacgtacagaaactgcagcagcaggaggacaGCTAGCAGAGGATGAGCAACTGCAGCCGGGAGTAGGCCTCCTACAGCAGGATCAACAACAGCCAGCCGATTCGGATATTGGCTATGTCTACGATTTATATGTACCCGAGAATGAGATGCAGGCGGCCTATGTCGATATGATGGATGACAATTATCTAAG CGTTATACCCATGGGAGATATAGTCCTAGAGGATTGCTACAACGATGCCGATGAAGAGTACGATTCAGAGGACTCCAATCAGGAGAACTACTATGCCAACGACTACCCCGATGATGAGGAAGCAGCCATGGGCTCTGATGATGATTTAGCCCGTGAAATGAACAAGTTTGTTTTCG ACGACGATGAAGATGAAGATGGAAATGTCACCTCAAGTGATTCGGAGGGCTATAACACCTATCATGATCCCTATATCCATTCCATTAACACCTCAAATGATAGCTTTGCGGATGATGTGGATTTCTGCAACACGGATCGCGAGCGTGGCAGTGCCTATGAGCGTTATAGGCGTCGCATTATGCGTGAGGTCGAGGAGGGCTTGAACCCCCGCACTCAGCTTAGTCCCGAGGACTTGGACTCCGATgccgatgatgatgaggattCCTTTGCTATTGCCGATGATAAATAA
- the LOC108163729 gene encoding UV radiation resistance-associated gene protein encodes MNLRPRCRKWLPLATQQLRLRNLTRIQGFNIVCRQLSGVTEAEVEAEADSEDVLLYYTLHTDKASEALYTSERLPQRHQQQKWAEIGADGDAWRKSNAQCVSVKVWKHCPAAKRRTKDKCGEHGRRPELLFSWGVYFSGLIPLAPLTIAHCGQNCLIFQMNGEQFVSPSMISEQGLHAQLHLHYQNYGEEEKEEQPKDQLGINSPNTSRSASPVLKMSTMRHVQLKCHQQEIRRSYNLDKLLLLQRLQRLQQQKLRHMTEIGKEIARLSVHCVTRNELRLKPRTTSLSGDHSHHIHHSMGRTLSVLLAEQQQIAPLALYNAQQLTKQIEGLRCKQRLLQAERETCQQRNEKATLRLEALAERREALQQKLHRQRHHLEKERLELQLLQPQHLAQRDQRRQIMRQMERRMSTLVLELQEIYNIQSVGGGQQLSICGIAFPHMEQYTSDSRQAANAQVLENVSPLAVSAALGYVAHLVQMLAIIMDRPLRNRILYEPSKSRIVDEIKELTYTTREFPLYTRSVLPSQQTKYAIYLLRQNVSQLCFDIIGHCDLRNTFGNLLELFSTLRYIERTQRGDETDSGRTRLVNGLTTPANAHLSQSHSSVDMNHVALPTSANAAKDALLQQLLPPGVSQALAIEGYASTQRICRSVGSYSDGEDEFRPRLEHNYSNSDSNIALQMERS; translated from the exons ATGAATCTGCGGCCGCGCTGCCGCAAATGGTTGCCGCTGGCAACGCAGCAGCTCCGTCTCCGCAACCTGACGCGTATCCAGGGATTCAACATTGTGTGCCGCCAATTGAGTGGAGTGACGGAGGCGGAAGTGGAAGCTGAGGCGGATTCGGAGGACGTGTTGCTTTACTATACGCTTCACACAGATAAGGCTAGTGAAGCACTCTACACGAGCGAGCGGCTGCCGCAGCGCCATCAGCAGCAAAAGTGGGCGGAGATAGGTGCAGACGGCGATGCCTGGCGGAAATCTAATGCGCAGTGTGTGAGCGTCAAGGTGTGGAAGCACTGTCCGGCAGCCAAGCGAAGGACGAAGGACAAGTGCGG GGAGCATGGCAGACGCCCTGAGCTGCTGTTCAGCTGGGGCGTATATTTCTCAGGCCTGATACCCCTGGCTCCTCTGACGATTGCCCATTGCGGCCAGAACTGTTTGATTTTCCAAATGAATGGCGAACAGTTTGTGTCCCCGTCGATGATCAGCGAGCAAGGCCTGCATGCGCAGCTGCATCTACACTATCAGAATTACGGGGAGGAGGAAAAGGAGGAGCAGCCCAAGGACCAGCTCGGCATCAACTCTCCCAACACCAGTCGCAGCGCGAGTCCCGTCCTGAAAATGAGCACGATGCGGCACGTCCAACTGAAGTGCCATCAGCAGGAGATTCGCCGCAGCTACAACCTGGACAAGCTGCTCTTGCTGCAGCGCCTGCAGcgactgcagcagcagaagctaCGCCACATGACTGAGATCGGCAAGGAGATTGCTCGCCTGAGCGTTCACTGCGTCACCAGGAACGAGCTGCGGCTCAAGCCCCGCACCACATCCCTATCCGGAGACCACTCCCACCACATTCACCATTCCATGGGGCGTACGCTCAGCGTTCTGCTGGCCGAGCAACAGCAGATTGCCCCCCTGGCGCTGTACAATGCCCAGCAGCTCACCAAGCAGATTGAAGGTCTGCGCTGCAAGCAGCGGCTACTCCAAGCGGAGCGGGAAACCTGCCAGCAGCGCAACGAGAAAGCCACCCTTCGTCTGGAGGCACTCGCTGAGAGAAGGGAGGCCCTGCAGCAGAAATTGCACAGGCAGCGGCATCACCTCGAAAAAGAACGCCTAGAGCTGCAGTTGCTGCAGCCCCAGCACCTGGCCCAGCGGGATCAGCGACGCCAGATTATGCGGCAGATGGAACGACGCATGTCGACTTTGGTGCTGGAGCTGCAGGAGATCTACAACATCCAGAGCGTGGGCGGGGGTCAGCAGCTCAGCATTTGCGGCATTGCCTTCCCCCACATGGAGCAGTACACAAGTGATTCGCGGCAGGCGGCCAATGCCCAGGTCCTTGAGAATGTCTCACCGCTGGCGGTGAGTGCGGCACTCGGCTATGTGGCTCATCTAGTGCAGATGCTGGCCATTATCATGGACCGGCCCCTACGGAACCGCATCCTCTACGAGCCCTCCAAATCGAGGATTGTGGACGAGATCAAAGAACTAACCTACACCACAAGAGA GTTCCCCCTCTATACGCGCTCCGTTCTGCCGTCCCAACAGACCAAATATGCCATCTACCTGCTGCGTCAGAACGTCTCCCAGCTATGCTTCGACATTATCGGTCACTGTGATCTGCGCAACACCTTCGGCAATCTCCTGGAGCTGTTCAGCACCTTGCGATATATCGAACGCACCCAGAGGGGCGACGAGACGGACAGTGGCAGGACGCGACTGGTAAATGGTCTGACAACCCCGGCGAACGCGCACTTGTCCCAGTCCCATTCATCGGTGGACATGAATCATGTGGCGCTCCCCACCAGCGCAAATGCGGCCAAGGATGCCCtgctccagcagctgctgccacCGGGCGTGAGTCAGGCTCTGGCCATCGAGGGTTATGCGTCAACGCAGCG CATTTGTCGTTCAGTGGGTTCCTACTCGGATGGCGAGGATGAATTTCGACCCAGATTGGAGCACAACTATTCCAATTCGGACTCAAACATAGCCCTCCAAATGGAGCGCAGCTGA
- the LOC108160165 gene encoding uncharacterized protein LOC108160165 isoform X2: MPAVVRIKRRIDEEPHTAFVLNGKRRRLHNDENSLATAQVLPGADPTAAAADKDELTTVLKFAGTLAKQDDSATKQFAAARLNKATAKELVQQKSNDAAIASALRRDRQRLEAQQTTREQRFRVVNCLRTTLDDTNESEGAVGGSSTDEASQITILDIESQQQQQQRTETAAAGGQLAEDEQLQPGVGLLQQDQQQPADSDIGYVYDLYVPENEMQAAYVDMMDDNYLRLNYPFNYYYTCYW, encoded by the exons ATGCCTGCCGTTGTGCGTATTAAGCGGCGGATTGATGAAGAACCACACACGGCCTTTGTGCTGAACGGGAAACGGCGACGACTGCACAACGATGAGAATTCCTTAGCCACAGCACAAGTACTGCCGGGGGCGGATCCGACTGCAGCCGCCGCAGACAAAGACGAGCTAACAACCGTGCTGAAATTTGCCGGCACCCTGGCAAAGCAG GATGACAGCGCCACAAAACAATTTGCAGCGGCGCGACTCAACAAAGCCACGGCCAAGGAGTTGGTACAACAGAAATCCAATGATGCGGCCATTGCCAGTGCTCTGCGCAGGGACAGGCAACGCCTGGAGGCACAACAAACCACACGCGAGCAGCGTTTCCGTGTCGTAAACTGTTTAAGGACCACACTCGATGACACCAATGAGAGCGAGGGTGCGGTAGGCGGCAGCAGTACAGATGAAGCTTCACAGATCACAATTCTGGATATAGAatcacagcagcagcagcagcaacgtacagaaactgcagcagcaggaggacaGCTAGCAGAGGATGAGCAACTGCAGCCGGGAGTAGGCCTCCTACAGCAGGATCAACAACAGCCAGCCGATTCGGATATTGGCTATGTCTACGATTTATATGTACCCGAGAATGAGATGCAGGCGGCCTATGTCGATATGATGGATGACAATTATCTAAG GTTAAATTATCCGTTTAATTACTACTACACCTGCTACTGGTAG